In Streptomyces puniciscabiei, a single genomic region encodes these proteins:
- a CDS encoding glycoside hydrolase family 31 protein, whose translation MNQPAVTQPKVSLAQSSPTAGTFHERDAALEWSGRQETVRIEPWGPDAVRVRARLGGPVLQGLPGALLDTPPAEDARVEIGDGEARLTVGALTVEVSAEGLVRFLRTEDRTELLAEERAHFWWPGSRLYTAVGGGHHRLEQRFAAYEGEKLYGLGQHQHGRLDQKGLVLDLVQRNTEVSVPVLVSSRGYTLLWNNPAIGRVELAGNGTRWVADSARQIDYWITAGTPADGQRAYSAVTGRAPMLPEWAAGFWQCKLRYRTQDELLGVAREYKRRGLPLSAIVCDFFHWTHLGEWRFDPKEWPDPAAMVRELQELGVKLVVSVWPSVSPLSENHQLMEQRGYFIGTQYGPMAHADWPDKGVDSTVQVAFYDATNPEARAFVWSKVRDNYLVPYGITAFWLDACEPELKPGFPENLRYWAGPGLEVGNLYPREHARTFHEGLRARGEEVITLNRSAWAGSQRYGAALWSGDIGTDFATLRRQLAAGLNTALSGIPWWNTDIGGFHGGDPDDPAYREVMVRWFQFGALSPLMRLHGFRDPGMPLGPEMTGGPNEVWSYGEEAGAILEKYLRLRERLRPYVLTVMREAHEEGLPVMRPLFLEFPDDQAAWAVDDAYLFGRDLLVAPVLTAGATARTAYLPAGARWTDAWTGESYEGGAAVTVDAPLDRIPLFLRDGARLPVAQ comes from the coding sequence GTGAATCAGCCTGCCGTCACGCAGCCCAAGGTCTCGCTCGCCCAGTCCTCCCCCACCGCCGGCACCTTCCACGAGCGGGACGCGGCGCTGGAGTGGAGCGGCCGCCAGGAGACGGTGCGGATCGAGCCGTGGGGTCCGGACGCGGTCCGGGTGCGCGCCCGGCTCGGCGGCCCGGTGCTTCAGGGGCTTCCGGGCGCCCTCCTCGACACCCCGCCCGCCGAGGACGCCCGGGTCGAGATCGGTGACGGCGAGGCGCGGCTGACGGTCGGCGCGCTGACCGTCGAGGTGAGCGCCGAGGGCCTCGTCCGCTTCCTGCGCACCGAGGACCGTACGGAACTGCTCGCCGAGGAGCGGGCGCACTTCTGGTGGCCCGGGTCGCGGCTCTACACGGCGGTCGGAGGCGGCCACCACCGGCTGGAGCAGCGGTTCGCCGCCTACGAGGGCGAGAAGCTGTACGGCCTCGGGCAGCACCAGCACGGGCGGCTCGACCAGAAGGGCCTGGTGCTGGACCTGGTGCAGCGCAACACAGAGGTGAGCGTCCCGGTGCTGGTGTCCAGCCGCGGGTACACCCTGCTGTGGAACAACCCGGCGATCGGCCGGGTGGAGCTGGCGGGCAACGGCACCCGCTGGGTCGCGGACTCCGCCCGGCAGATCGACTACTGGATCACGGCGGGCACCCCGGCCGACGGGCAGCGTGCCTACAGCGCGGTGACCGGACGTGCGCCGATGCTGCCGGAGTGGGCGGCCGGCTTCTGGCAGTGCAAGCTGCGCTACCGCACCCAGGACGAACTCCTCGGCGTCGCCCGGGAGTACAAGCGCCGGGGCCTGCCCCTGTCGGCGATCGTGTGCGACTTCTTCCACTGGACCCACCTCGGCGAGTGGCGGTTCGACCCGAAGGAGTGGCCGGACCCGGCGGCGATGGTCCGCGAGCTTCAGGAGCTGGGCGTCAAGCTGGTGGTGTCCGTGTGGCCCTCGGTGTCGCCGCTGAGCGAGAACCACCAGCTCATGGAGCAGCGCGGCTATTTCATCGGCACCCAGTACGGCCCGATGGCGCACGCGGACTGGCCCGACAAGGGGGTCGACTCCACCGTCCAGGTGGCGTTCTACGACGCCACGAACCCCGAGGCGCGGGCGTTCGTATGGTCGAAGGTCCGCGACAACTACCTTGTCCCGTACGGCATCACGGCCTTCTGGCTGGACGCCTGCGAGCCGGAACTGAAGCCGGGATTCCCGGAGAACCTGCGCTACTGGGCGGGCCCGGGCCTGGAGGTCGGCAACCTCTACCCGCGTGAGCACGCCCGCACCTTCCACGAGGGCCTGCGCGCCCGGGGTGAGGAGGTCATCACCCTCAACCGCTCGGCGTGGGCGGGCAGTCAGCGCTACGGCGCGGCCCTGTGGTCCGGTGACATCGGCACCGACTTCGCCACCCTGCGCCGCCAGCTCGCGGCCGGCCTCAACACCGCGCTGTCCGGCATCCCCTGGTGGAACACCGACATCGGCGGCTTCCACGGCGGCGACCCGGACGACCCGGCGTACCGCGAGGTGATGGTCCGCTGGTTCCAGTTCGGCGCGCTGTCCCCGCTGATGCGGCTGCACGGCTTCCGCGACCCGGGCATGCCGCTCGGCCCGGAGATGACGGGCGGCCCGAACGAGGTGTGGTCGTACGGCGAGGAGGCCGGCGCGATCCTGGAGAAGTACCTGCGCCTGCGCGAGCGTCTGCGGCCGTACGTCCTGACCGTCATGCGGGAGGCCCACGAGGAGGGGCTGCCGGTGATGCGCCCGCTGTTCCTGGAGTTCCCCGACGACCAGGCGGCCTGGGCGGTGGACGACGCCTACCTCTTCGGCCGGGACCTCCTGGTCGCCCCGGTGCTGACGGCCGGCGCGACGGCCCGGACGGCCTACCTCCCGGCGGGCGCCCGCTGGACGGACGCCTGGACGGGTGAGTCGTACGAGGGCGGTGCGGCCGTGACGGTGGACGCGCCGCTGGACCGGATCCCGTTGTTCCTGCGGGACGGCGCGCGGTTGCCGGTGGCGCAGTGA
- a CDS encoding chorismate mutase, producing MPTIRPLSRILATVTATAAVVLTATGTAVAVPASGTAPARSQASAVARSSAPDPTALHPVVELSAERLATADLVAAAKWGTDSPIDDPAREQQVLDSVAAQAVQLGADPDEVRAIFRDQIEANKLVQRALFQRWTDHPEQAPTTRPDLSVIRKEINRINTALVQAIAGTAAEREAPVCLPELVLSAVQVHRDKGLDHLHTKALARSLRSVCGS from the coding sequence ATGCCAACAATCAGGCCCCTGAGCCGCATCCTGGCCACCGTCACCGCGACCGCGGCCGTCGTGCTCACCGCGACGGGCACCGCGGTCGCGGTTCCGGCATCCGGCACGGCGCCCGCACGGTCGCAGGCGTCAGCCGTTGCCAGGTCTTCGGCCCCCGACCCCACCGCCCTGCACCCGGTCGTCGAACTCTCCGCCGAGCGGCTCGCCACCGCCGACCTGGTCGCCGCCGCGAAGTGGGGCACCGACAGCCCCATCGACGACCCCGCCCGTGAGCAGCAGGTCCTCGACTCCGTGGCCGCGCAGGCCGTACAGCTCGGTGCCGACCCCGACGAGGTCCGGGCGATCTTCCGCGACCAGATCGAAGCGAACAAACTCGTGCAGCGCGCCCTGTTCCAGCGGTGGACCGATCACCCGGAGCAGGCGCCCACCACCAGGCCCGACCTGAGTGTGATCCGCAAGGAGATCAACCGCATCAACACGGCCCTCGTCCAGGCGATCGCCGGCACGGCCGCGGAGCGCGAGGCACCCGTCTGTCTGCCGGAGCTCGTCCTTTCGGCCGTGCAGGTCCACCGCGACAAGGGCCTCGATCACCTGCACACCAAGGCGCTGGCCCGGTCGTTGCGGTCGGTCTGCGGGAGCTGA
- a CDS encoding glycoside hydrolase family 12 protein has product MATSTRRKVAEALIAPALALGATVGLASAPASAAVWSSCDQWASTTLNGYTLYNDVWGSGAGSQCIWANSGTNWGVWANHPNTGGIKSYPNAKKVINKSITSMGSLSSSYNVTVPSSGAYETAYDIWDTGYKYEIMLWVNKTGAVGPLGTSQGSVTLGGSTWTVYKGNNGSNDVFSFVRSSNSGSGTVNILPILKWIKDAKGWFGDVTIGDLQFGFEITSSSGGLNFTVNSESVSSS; this is encoded by the coding sequence ATGGCAACAAGCACGCGTCGCAAGGTCGCGGAAGCCCTGATCGCCCCCGCCCTCGCGCTCGGCGCCACCGTCGGCCTCGCCTCGGCCCCCGCTTCCGCCGCCGTCTGGAGCTCCTGCGACCAGTGGGCCAGCACCACACTGAACGGCTACACCCTGTACAACGACGTCTGGGGCTCCGGCGCCGGCAGCCAGTGCATCTGGGCCAACTCCGGCACCAACTGGGGCGTCTGGGCGAACCATCCGAACACCGGCGGCATCAAGTCCTACCCCAACGCCAAGAAGGTGATCAACAAGTCGATCACCTCCATGGGCTCGCTCTCCAGCAGCTACAACGTCACCGTCCCGTCGTCCGGCGCCTACGAGACGGCGTACGACATCTGGGACACGGGCTACAAGTACGAGATCATGCTCTGGGTCAACAAGACCGGCGCCGTCGGTCCGCTCGGCACCTCCCAGGGCAGCGTCACCCTCGGCGGCTCCACCTGGACCGTCTACAAGGGCAACAACGGCTCCAACGACGTCTTCTCCTTCGTCCGCAGCTCCAACTCCGGCTCCGGCACGGTGAACATCCTGCCGATCCTGAAGTGGATCAAGGACGCCAAGGGCTGGTTCGGCGACGTGACCATCGGTGATCTCCAGTTCGGCTTCGAGATCACCTCGTCCTCCGGCGGGCTGAACTTCACCGTCAACAGCGAGAGTGTCAGCAGCAGTTGA
- a CDS encoding beta-galactosidase, which translates to MTPTLADAGRGRILFGGDYNPEQWPEETWQDDVRLMKQASVNSVTVGVFSWAKLEPEPGAREFGWLDRLMDLMDAGGIGVVLATPTASPPPWMGRLHPDTLPRDADGRTEWWGGRQHFSHSSATYRRYAAAITEDLAARYGSHPALRMWHINNEYCTVDHGDEAAAAFRRWLREKYGTLDALNSAWGTAFWSQAYDTWDGIQPARHAHYLKNPAQVLDFRRFTSDMLLECFTAERDIVRRYTPHIPVTSNFMPLWVCQDGWRWAGEEDAVSVDLYPDPRDPLGAQHGALVQDLTRSQARGPWMLMEQAAGPVNWRGVNHPKPRGLNRLWSLQAVARGADAVCYFQWRQSRQGAEKFHSGMVSHAGEEGRTYQEVRRLGAELAALGAQVAGSRIDSDVAILHDWHSWWAGEHEGRLSTEVDLPQVLTAWHRALWEAHLTCDFAHPEHDLSGYRLVVVPQLYLLTDTALDNLLAHVRGGGTLVCGFLTGIADEDDRIRPGGMDARLRELFGIRVLHEWWPLQAGETVECEGFRGTLWSEEIEPEPGAAEIVPYQGGELDGLPAVLRRGRAWYVSTLPEPEALRALLATVAAGAGVRPVLEGLPDGVEAVRRGELLFLLNHGREPVTVEVPGSHHDLLGGGTVTGSVTLARYGVAVLLP; encoded by the coding sequence ATGACACCGACCCTCGCCGACGCCGGCCGGGGCCGCATCCTGTTCGGCGGTGACTACAACCCCGAGCAGTGGCCCGAGGAGACCTGGCAGGACGACGTACGGCTGATGAAGCAGGCGTCGGTCAACTCCGTCACGGTCGGCGTCTTCTCCTGGGCGAAGCTCGAACCCGAGCCGGGAGCACGGGAGTTCGGTTGGCTCGACCGGCTGATGGACCTCATGGACGCGGGCGGCATCGGGGTCGTCCTCGCCACCCCGACCGCCTCCCCGCCGCCGTGGATGGGCCGGCTGCACCCGGACACGCTGCCCCGCGACGCCGACGGACGGACCGAGTGGTGGGGCGGCCGGCAGCACTTCTCGCACTCCAGCGCCACCTACCGGCGCTACGCCGCCGCCATCACCGAGGACCTGGCCGCCCGCTACGGCAGCCACCCGGCCCTGAGGATGTGGCACATCAACAACGAGTACTGCACCGTCGACCACGGCGACGAGGCGGCCGCCGCCTTCCGCCGCTGGCTGCGCGAGAAGTACGGCACCCTTGACGCCCTCAACTCCGCCTGGGGCACCGCCTTCTGGAGCCAGGCGTACGACACCTGGGACGGCATCCAGCCCGCCCGGCACGCCCACTATCTGAAGAACCCCGCCCAGGTGCTGGACTTCCGGCGTTTCACCTCCGACATGCTCCTGGAGTGCTTCACCGCCGAACGCGACATCGTCCGCCGGTACACCCCGCACATCCCGGTGACCAGCAACTTCATGCCGCTGTGGGTATGCCAGGACGGCTGGCGCTGGGCGGGGGAGGAGGACGCCGTCTCCGTCGATCTGTATCCCGACCCGCGTGATCCGCTGGGCGCGCAGCACGGGGCCCTGGTGCAGGACCTGACCCGCTCGCAGGCGCGCGGCCCGTGGATGCTCATGGAACAGGCGGCCGGACCGGTCAACTGGCGCGGGGTGAACCATCCCAAGCCACGCGGTCTCAACCGGCTCTGGTCCCTCCAGGCCGTCGCCCGCGGCGCCGACGCCGTCTGCTACTTCCAGTGGCGCCAGTCCCGGCAGGGCGCCGAGAAGTTCCACTCGGGGATGGTCAGTCACGCGGGGGAGGAGGGCCGCACCTATCAGGAGGTGCGGCGGCTCGGCGCCGAACTCGCCGCGCTCGGCGCCCAGGTGGCAGGGAGCCGGATCGACTCCGACGTCGCGATCCTGCACGACTGGCACTCCTGGTGGGCCGGCGAGCACGAGGGGCGGCTGTCCACGGAGGTGGACCTGCCCCAGGTGCTCACCGCCTGGCACCGGGCGCTCTGGGAAGCCCACCTGACCTGCGACTTCGCCCACCCTGAGCACGACCTGTCCGGCTACCGGCTCGTCGTCGTACCCCAGCTCTACCTCCTCACCGACACCGCCCTCGACAACCTCCTCGCCCATGTACGCGGCGGCGGCACCCTGGTCTGCGGTTTTCTCACCGGCATCGCCGACGAGGACGACCGGATCCGGCCCGGCGGCATGGACGCCCGGCTGCGCGAGCTGTTCGGCATCCGCGTGCTGCACGAGTGGTGGCCGCTTCAGGCGGGGGAGACCGTGGAGTGCGAGGGGTTCCGCGGGACGCTGTGGTCGGAGGAGATCGAGCCGGAGCCTGGGGCCGCGGAGATCGTGCCGTACCAGGGCGGCGAGCTGGACGGGCTGCCCGCCGTGCTGCGCCGGGGCCGCGCCTGGTACGTCTCCACGCTGCCGGAACCGGAGGCGCTGCGCGCGCTGCTCGCCACCGTCGCCGCCGGGGCCGGGGTACGCCCGGTGCTGGAGGGGCTGCCCGACGGTGTCGAGGCGGTGCGCCGGGGCGAGCTGCTGTTCCTGCTGAACCACGGGCGCGAGCCGGTCACCGTCGAGGTCCCGGGCAGCCATCACGACCTGCTCGGCGGCGGGACCGTGACCGGCTCGGTCACCCTGGCCCGGTACGGCGTGGCGGTGCTGCTGCCATGA
- a CDS encoding WD40/YVTN/BNR-like repeat-containing protein — protein sequence MPRPTRRTVLTATAATAALLSLPTRAYAARAAQRYRWRNAVIGGTGFITGILFHPTAPALAYARTDIGGAYRWDADTARWIPLTDHLGWDDWNLLGVEALAVDPAHPGRLYLALGTYAQSWAGNGAVLRSEDRGTTWQRTDLSVKLGANEDGRGTGERLLVDPRDSDTLWLGTRHDGLLKSTDGGATWAQDTGFPPAPTPAGQGVTLLVAAGRALYAGWGDADGAAPNLYRTTDGTTWEPVPGQPTGTAAKVPIRAAYDRHTRELYLTYANTPGPNGQTDGSVHKLDLAAGAWTDVTPAVPQGTDTFGYGGLAVAARRPGTVVVSTNNRWSAVDTLYRTTDGGRSWISLKDTAVLDVSETPYLTWGADQPKFGWWIQAVAVDPYDPEHVLYGTGATLYGTRDLRNWAPRVRGLEETSVRQLISPPTGEAHLISANGDIGVLYHDRLTASPARGMATDPVFGTATGLAQAAAKPSYVVRTGWGDHGNGAFSADGGRSWAPFPSQPALAKDAPGPIAVSADGSVLLWTFVHWDGTTYPAHRSADGGATWAEVATFPKGATPVADPVEPGTFYAYDTTTGTLYAGTDGGRTFAARAGGLPSGDSQFQLVAAPRRRGDLWLSTKGNGLYRSTDAGATFAKVAGVRAAHTLGFGKAAPGADYPAIYLVGVTDTVTAVYRSDDRAKTWIRINDDAHQWGWTGQAIIGDPRVHGRVYLATNGRGIQYGEPV from the coding sequence ATGCCCAGACCAACCCGCAGAACCGTCCTGACCGCCACCGCAGCAACCGCCGCACTGCTGAGCCTCCCCACCAGGGCATACGCCGCCCGAGCCGCGCAGAGATACCGTTGGCGCAACGCGGTCATCGGCGGCACCGGCTTCATCACCGGCATCCTGTTCCACCCCACCGCCCCCGCCCTCGCCTACGCCCGCACGGACATCGGCGGCGCCTACCGCTGGGACGCGGACACCGCCCGCTGGATCCCCCTCACCGACCACCTCGGCTGGGACGACTGGAACCTCCTCGGTGTGGAGGCGCTGGCCGTCGACCCGGCGCACCCCGGCCGGCTGTACCTGGCCCTCGGCACGTACGCCCAGTCCTGGGCCGGCAACGGAGCGGTCCTGCGCTCCGAGGACCGGGGCACCACCTGGCAGCGCACCGATCTCTCCGTGAAGCTCGGCGCCAACGAGGACGGCCGCGGCACGGGTGAACGCCTCCTTGTCGACCCCCGCGACAGCGACACCCTCTGGCTCGGCACCCGCCACGACGGACTCCTCAAGTCGACTGACGGGGGAGCCACTTGGGCTCAGGACACCGGGTTTCCGCCCGCCCCCACCCCCGCCGGCCAGGGCGTCACCCTCCTCGTCGCCGCGGGCCGCGCCCTCTACGCCGGCTGGGGAGACGCCGACGGGGCCGCACCCAACCTCTACCGCACCACCGACGGCACCACCTGGGAGCCCGTACCGGGACAGCCCACCGGCACCGCCGCCAAGGTCCCGATCCGCGCCGCGTACGACCGTCACACCCGCGAGCTGTATCTGACGTACGCGAACACCCCGGGTCCGAACGGCCAGACCGACGGCAGCGTGCACAAGCTGGACCTCGCCGCCGGCGCCTGGACCGACGTCACGCCGGCCGTCCCCCAAGGCACCGACACCTTCGGATACGGAGGCCTCGCGGTGGCGGCCCGCCGTCCCGGCACCGTCGTCGTCTCCACCAACAACCGCTGGTCCGCCGTGGACACCCTGTACCGCACCACCGACGGCGGCCGCAGCTGGATCTCCCTGAAGGACACCGCCGTACTCGACGTCTCCGAGACGCCCTACCTGACGTGGGGAGCGGACCAGCCCAAGTTCGGCTGGTGGATCCAGGCCGTCGCCGTCGACCCGTACGACCCCGAGCACGTGCTCTACGGCACCGGAGCCACCCTCTACGGCACCCGCGATCTGCGGAACTGGGCACCCCGGGTCCGGGGACTGGAGGAGACCTCGGTGCGGCAGCTCATCTCGCCGCCCACCGGAGAGGCCCATCTGATCAGCGCGAACGGTGACATCGGCGTGCTGTACCACGACCGGCTCACCGCGTCCCCGGCGCGCGGCATGGCCACCGACCCCGTCTTCGGCACGGCCACCGGACTCGCCCAGGCGGCGGCGAAGCCGTCGTACGTCGTGCGCACCGGATGGGGCGATCACGGCAACGGGGCCTTCTCGGCCGACGGCGGACGCAGCTGGGCGCCCTTCCCGAGTCAGCCCGCTCTCGCCAAGGACGCCCCGGGGCCCATCGCCGTCAGTGCCGACGGCTCCGTCCTGCTGTGGACCTTCGTGCACTGGGACGGCACCACCTACCCCGCCCACCGCTCGGCGGACGGCGGGGCGACCTGGGCCGAGGTGGCCACCTTCCCCAAGGGCGCCACCCCGGTCGCCGACCCGGTCGAGCCCGGCACGTTCTACGCCTACGACACGACCACCGGCACCCTGTACGCCGGCACCGACGGCGGCCGCACCTTCGCCGCCCGCGCCGGCGGACTGCCGTCCGGCGACAGCCAGTTCCAGCTCGTCGCCGCACCTCGGCGCCGTGGCGACCTGTGGCTGAGCACCAAGGGGAACGGGCTGTACCGGTCCACCGACGCAGGCGCCACCTTCGCCAAGGTCGCCGGCGTCCGGGCCGCGCACACCCTCGGGTTCGGCAAGGCCGCGCCCGGCGCCGACTACCCGGCGATCTACCTCGTCGGCGTCACGGACACGGTCACCGCCGTGTACCGCTCCGACGACCGGGCGAAGACCTGGATCCGGATCAACGACGACGCGCACCAATGGGGCTGGACCGGCCAGGCCATCATCGGCGATCCGCGTGTGCACGGCCGCGTGTACCTCGCCACCAACGGGCGCGGCATCCAGTACGGGGAGCCCGTATGA
- a CDS encoding carbohydrate ABC transporter permease produces the protein MTAVIDQPPVGKRTPSRWAAPPRPVWEEEPSKAGLAGKGLVLTLACLGVLFPLWIVVVTSLSSRRTINEAGGLVMVPKGITFVAYEELLSGGQVTRAAIISIGITVVGTLFSMTVSVLCAYGLSRSGSLGHRWILMTLLATMFFSAGLIPTYLLVQSLGLTDTYLALILPSAISVFNILVLRGFFLGISQELIDSARIDGAGDVRILWQIVMPLSRAVLAVITLFYAVGYWSAWFNASLYLNDQNKMPLQNVMIQLVQKQQAPVGLGQAIRTGQLSGLAVQMAVMVMALLPVAVLSPFVQKHFKKGMLTGAVKG, from the coding sequence GTGACCGCCGTCATCGACCAGCCGCCCGTGGGAAAGCGGACGCCGTCCCGGTGGGCCGCGCCGCCCCGCCCGGTGTGGGAGGAGGAGCCGAGCAAGGCCGGACTGGCGGGCAAGGGGCTCGTGCTGACCCTCGCCTGCCTGGGGGTCCTGTTCCCGCTCTGGATCGTCGTGGTCACCAGCCTGTCCTCGCGCAGGACCATCAACGAGGCAGGCGGGCTGGTGATGGTGCCGAAAGGCATCACCTTCGTCGCCTACGAGGAACTGCTCAGCGGGGGCCAGGTCACCCGGGCCGCGATCATCAGCATCGGCATCACCGTGGTCGGCACGCTGTTCTCGATGACGGTGTCCGTGCTCTGCGCCTACGGCCTCTCCCGGAGCGGCTCACTGGGGCACCGGTGGATCCTGATGACCCTGCTGGCCACCATGTTCTTCAGCGCCGGGCTCATCCCGACCTATCTGCTGGTGCAGTCTCTCGGACTGACGGACACCTATCTCGCGCTGATCCTGCCGAGCGCGATCAGCGTGTTCAACATCCTGGTGCTGCGGGGCTTCTTCCTGGGCATCTCCCAGGAGCTCATCGACAGCGCGCGGATCGACGGCGCCGGGGATGTCCGGATTCTGTGGCAGATCGTGATGCCGCTGTCCCGGGCGGTCCTCGCGGTGATCACCCTCTTCTACGCCGTCGGGTACTGGAGCGCGTGGTTCAACGCGTCTCTGTACCTGAACGACCAGAACAAGATGCCGTTGCAGAACGTCATGATCCAACTGGTGCAGAAGCAGCAGGCGCCGGTGGGGCTGGGACAGGCGATCAGGACCGGGCAGTTGTCCGGGCTGGCCGTGCAGATGGCGGTCATGGTGATGGCCCTGCTGCCGGTGGCCGTGCTGTCGCCGTTCGTCCAGAAGCACTTCAAGAAGGGGATGCTGACGGGGGCGGTCAAGGGGTGA
- a CDS encoding ABC transporter permease, with translation MSHSTVPRNAEASTPAKTPVTSGGATGSREKKASDRLSFRLRFRRDRVLILMTVPALVLVLVFNYVPILGNVVAFQDYDPYISDNGIVSILHSPWVGLENFQQIFQDPAFWNAVENTLVLFFIQLVLYFPIPILLALLINSVVRPRIRAFSQAVLYLPHFFSWVLVIAVFQQLFGGAGLLSQLLRQHGFDGLNIMTDPSTFKFLVTAQSVWKDAGWGIIVFLAALASVPPDLYEAAAMDGAGRRRRMWHVTLPALRPVIALLLVLRVGDALTVGFEQILLQRDAVGPGAGEVLDTFVWWNGVRNQDFSYAAAAGLVKGVVSIALVLAANKVAHLMGEQGVYKK, from the coding sequence GTGTCCCACAGCACGGTGCCTCGGAACGCCGAGGCCAGCACGCCGGCGAAGACCCCGGTGACATCCGGGGGCGCCACCGGTTCCCGGGAGAAGAAGGCGTCGGACAGGCTGAGCTTCCGGCTGAGGTTCCGACGCGACCGCGTCCTGATCCTGATGACGGTACCGGCGCTCGTCCTGGTCCTGGTCTTCAACTACGTGCCGATCCTCGGCAATGTGGTCGCCTTCCAGGACTACGACCCCTACATCAGCGACAACGGCATCGTCTCGATCCTGCACAGCCCCTGGGTGGGCCTGGAGAACTTCCAGCAGATCTTCCAGGACCCGGCCTTCTGGAACGCGGTCGAGAACACACTGGTGCTGTTCTTCATCCAGCTCGTGCTCTACTTCCCGATCCCGATCCTGCTCGCCCTGCTCATCAACAGCGTGGTCAGGCCCCGGATCCGGGCGTTCTCCCAGGCGGTCCTCTATCTTCCGCACTTCTTCTCCTGGGTGCTGGTCATCGCCGTCTTCCAGCAACTCTTCGGCGGAGCGGGCCTGTTGTCGCAGCTGCTGCGGCAACACGGCTTCGACGGACTGAACATCATGACCGACCCGTCGACCTTCAAGTTCCTCGTCACCGCGCAGAGCGTGTGGAAGGACGCGGGCTGGGGGATCATCGTCTTCCTCGCCGCGCTGGCCTCCGTTCCGCCGGATCTGTACGAGGCCGCCGCGATGGACGGCGCCGGGCGCCGGCGGCGCATGTGGCACGTCACCCTGCCGGCGCTGCGGCCGGTGATCGCACTGCTGCTGGTGCTGCGCGTAGGCGACGCGCTGACCGTCGGCTTCGAACAGATCCTGCTCCAGCGGGATGCCGTCGGACCCGGAGCGGGAGAGGTCCTCGACACCTTCGTGTGGTGGAACGGCGTCCGCAACCAGGACTTCAGCTACGCGGCCGCCGCCGGCCTCGTCAAGGGCGTCGTCAGCATCGCACTGGTGCTCGCCGCGAACAAGGTGGCCCATCTCATGGGCGAGCAGGGGGTGTACAAGAAGTGA